The Verrucomicrobiia bacterium genome has a segment encoding these proteins:
- a CDS encoding zf-HC2 domain-containing protein translates to MKLGSSIKERCILWVWRHTPNCAEMSRLASQRLDRPLPWRTRLQMRLHFVICVWCRRYFKQLDFLHRQAPRSEAYLVVATRRGLSPAAKQRIVQQLRK, encoded by the coding sequence ATGAAACTCGGATCATCAATCAAGGAGCGCTGCATCCTGTGGGTCTGGCGGCACACGCCCAACTGTGCGGAGATGTCCCGCCTGGCCTCGCAGCGGCTCGACCGGCCGCTGCCGTGGCGAACACGGTTGCAGATGAGGTTGCATTTTGTGATTTGCGTGTGGTGCCGGCGCTACTTCAAGCAACTGGACTTCCTGCACCGGCAGGCGCCCCGGTCGGAGGCGTATCTCGTGGTGGCGACGCGCCGCGGCCTCAGCCCCGCAGCCAAACAGCGCATCGTGCAGCAACTGCGGAAATAG
- a CDS encoding ATP-binding protein, whose protein sequence is MKSQTPVEGCRRAARERMPAGLAVWLALMLGLAAVHGQDHGLTNVPATLMSSETFSNTLGSWIWADTRADGQVCRFWRTFTVPEGTRVRKARLRMTADNEFILSLDGREMGRGAEWREIYDFDLTPLISPGRHVLAVRARNSFSFAGMIFGLRVDLADGRVIEVKSDPTWRIVPDDSRHWETAISALPDWPAARVVAAFGGDPWSQMPVNVNVMPVLQPIHLSFWQTGWFQVTLLAVCGLVMLLSLWLMTQLALHKQEQLLLRRERARIARDIHDDLGSRMTQLVLHGEVALSELTPETAAGGQLERICQDARGVLSTLDEILWAVNPRRDTLNDFTAYVCSYAEEFLRPTAIQCRFDVDSETTSVVLDLPVRRALLMAIKETLNNAVKHSGATELQLQIQRRGRKLAVVVTDNGQGFDPTAVTARRNGLTNMAQRLRELGGTCVVTSRPGQGCRVEFALALKPSRWRPFTNWWPAKSPAITRSSAHETTQTNESAGH, encoded by the coding sequence TTGAAATCGCAAACGCCAGTCGAAGGCTGCCGCCGCGCGGCGCGGGAACGCATGCCGGCAGGCCTGGCTGTGTGGCTCGCGCTGATGCTGGGGCTGGCTGCCGTGCACGGACAGGACCACGGTTTGACCAACGTCCCGGCGACGCTGATGTCCTCCGAAACCTTCAGCAACACACTGGGCTCGTGGATTTGGGCGGACACCCGCGCCGACGGCCAGGTGTGCCGGTTTTGGCGGACCTTCACCGTTCCGGAGGGAACCCGTGTTCGCAAGGCCCGCCTGCGCATGACCGCGGACAATGAATTCATCCTGAGCCTCGACGGACGGGAGATGGGTCGCGGGGCCGAGTGGCGCGAGATTTATGACTTCGATCTCACGCCGCTGATTTCGCCGGGACGGCATGTGCTGGCCGTGCGGGCGCGGAATTCCTTCTCGTTCGCCGGGATGATCTTTGGACTGCGCGTTGACCTCGCGGATGGGCGGGTGATCGAGGTCAAATCGGATCCGACGTGGCGCATTGTGCCGGACGACTCGCGGCATTGGGAAACCGCGATCAGTGCCTTGCCGGACTGGCCCGCGGCCAGGGTGGTGGCGGCGTTCGGCGGTGATCCGTGGTCGCAAATGCCCGTCAACGTGAACGTCATGCCGGTGCTGCAACCCATTCATTTGTCCTTCTGGCAGACGGGCTGGTTTCAGGTCACGCTGCTGGCGGTTTGCGGCCTGGTCATGTTGCTCAGCCTCTGGTTGATGACGCAGCTCGCGTTGCACAAGCAGGAGCAGCTGCTCTTGCGCCGCGAACGTGCCCGCATCGCCCGCGACATTCACGATGATCTCGGTTCGCGGATGACGCAACTGGTGCTGCATGGGGAGGTGGCGTTGAGTGAACTGACGCCCGAAACCGCGGCCGGCGGGCAGTTGGAACGCATCTGCCAAGACGCGCGCGGCGTGCTTTCGACGCTCGATGAAATCCTCTGGGCCGTGAATCCGCGCCGCGACACGTTGAACGATTTCACCGCCTACGTGTGCAGCTACGCGGAGGAATTCCTCCGGCCGACGGCGATCCAGTGCCGGTTCGACGTGGACTCGGAAACGACGTCCGTGGTGCTGGACCTGCCGGTTCGTCGGGCGCTGCTCATGGCCATCAAGGAAACCCTGAACAATGCCGTAAAGCATTCGGGCGCCACGGAATTGCAGCTGCAGATCCAGCGGCGCGGGCGGAAGCTCGCGGTCGTGGTGACGGACAACGGCCAGGGCTTTGATCCGACGGCGGTCACGGCCCGGCGCAATGGCCTGACGAACATGGCCCAGCGGCTGCGCGAACTGGGCGGCACGTGTGTCGTCACCAGCCGGCCGGGGCAGGGTTGCCGCGTCGAGTTTGCCCTTGCCCTGAAACCCTCGCGTTGGCGACCGTTCACGAACTGGTGGCCGGCGAAATCCCCGGCCATAACCCGGTCATCCGCCCATGAAACCACGCAAACCAACGAATCCGCCGGGCACTAA
- a CDS encoding sigma-70 family RNA polymerase sigma factor: MSNHELAAATGGDTESAAESQASPVRAEAAETGASPSDPEQWVEAYGDYLFRYALARLRDPARAEDVVQETFLAAWKGRKKFAGRAAEKSWLVGILKNKIFDHYRKASRETSFTDLEFYHDEEGDRFIPDGLFKDGWVHELGPLEWSTEPGATLDREVFWQTFHDCANKLPKNVATVFSLREVDGVESREICELLNISEGNLWVMLHRARMALRRCLEMNWFGKSAPRK; the protein is encoded by the coding sequence ATGTCCAACCATGAACTGGCGGCTGCGACCGGCGGCGATACGGAGTCCGCGGCCGAATCACAGGCATCGCCCGTGCGGGCGGAAGCGGCGGAGACCGGGGCGAGCCCGTCGGATCCAGAACAATGGGTTGAGGCTTACGGTGACTACCTGTTCCGTTATGCTCTGGCGCGTTTGCGCGACCCGGCGCGGGCGGAGGATGTGGTGCAGGAAACTTTTCTCGCGGCGTGGAAGGGCCGGAAGAAGTTTGCGGGCCGCGCCGCGGAGAAGAGCTGGCTGGTGGGCATCCTGAAGAACAAGATTTTCGACCACTACCGCAAGGCCAGCCGCGAAACGTCTTTCACCGACCTCGAATTCTACCACGACGAGGAGGGCGACCGCTTCATTCCGGACGGGTTGTTCAAGGATGGCTGGGTGCACGAGCTCGGTCCGTTGGAGTGGTCCACGGAACCCGGTGCGACGCTCGACCGCGAAGTGTTTTGGCAGACGTTTCATGATTGCGCGAACAAGCTGCCTAAGAATGTCGCCACGGTGTTCAGCCTGCGCGAAGTGGATGGCGTGGAAAGCCGGGAAATCTGCGAGCTGCTCAACATCTCGGAGGGCAACCTCTGGGTCATGCTGCACCGGGCGCGCATGGCCTTGCGCCGCTGTCTGGAAATGAACTGGTTTGGCAAATCGGCGCCACGCAAATGA
- a CDS encoding response regulator transcription factor, with protein MKPRKPTNPPGTNGATAPAPPAVGRTALKVALVEDQPKVRESWSRLINSFPDFACICTCATGEEALRVVPETRPDVILMDIFLPRMSGIECTVRMKELLPDTQIVILTAMDDQELVFMALEAGADGYLLKRTRPAGLRAALLDVLGGGAPMTSQIARRVIESFRRKSKEPDEGTHLSVREEQILRLLAQGYSNKLIADKLEISVDTVCSHLKHVFDKLHVNSRTEAVVRYMAFKNSRQSSEGGG; from the coding sequence ATGAAACCACGCAAACCAACGAATCCGCCGGGCACTAACGGCGCCACGGCTCCGGCTCCGCCTGCGGTGGGCCGGACCGCATTGAAGGTCGCGCTGGTCGAGGACCAGCCGAAGGTGCGCGAAAGCTGGAGCCGGCTCATCAATTCCTTTCCGGATTTCGCCTGCATCTGCACGTGCGCCACCGGCGAGGAAGCGTTGCGGGTGGTGCCCGAGACGCGGCCGGACGTGATTCTCATGGATATTTTTCTGCCGCGCATGTCGGGCATTGAATGCACCGTGCGGATGAAGGAGCTGCTGCCTGACACGCAAATCGTGATTTTGACGGCGATGGACGACCAGGAACTGGTTTTCATGGCGCTGGAGGCCGGGGCGGATGGCTACCTGTTGAAGCGCACGCGGCCGGCGGGTTTGCGGGCCGCGCTGCTCGATGTGCTGGGCGGCGGCGCACCGATGACCAGCCAGATTGCGCGGCGCGTCATCGAATCGTTTCGCCGCAAGTCCAAGGAGCCGGATGAGGGCACGCATTTGTCGGTGCGCGAGGAGCAAATCCTGCGGCTGCTGGCGCAGGGCTATTCGAACAAGCTGATTGCCGACAAGCTGGAGATCAGCGTCGATACGGTGTGCAGCCATCTCAAGCACGTCTTCGACAAGCTGCATGTGAACTCGCGCACCGAGGCGGTGGTGCGCTACATGGCGTTCAAGAACTCGCGCCAGAGTTCCGAAGGGGGCGGCTGA
- a CDS encoding SDR family oxidoreductase, protein MPATPINKVLRGQKALVTGANSGIGQAVALALAHAGADVVVNFVSRPEAAAAVVDEIKRHGGTAFAHQADVRREDQVQAMFKKMIQEFGTIDILVNNAGLQKDAPIDQMTLADWQLVLDVNLTGQFLCAREAVREFKRRGIRKEVSCAAGKIICMSSVHEVIPWAGHVNYAASKGGVMLMMKSIAQEVAPHRIRVNSVCPGAVRTPINMEAWGTPEAYRELMKLIPYKRIGEPDDIGRACVWLASDDSDYIHGASIFVDGGMTLYPGFETGG, encoded by the coding sequence ATGCCCGCCACACCGATCAACAAGGTGCTGCGCGGCCAGAAGGCTCTGGTCACCGGCGCCAATTCCGGCATCGGCCAGGCGGTTGCCCTCGCCCTCGCCCACGCTGGCGCCGACGTCGTCGTGAATTTCGTGTCACGTCCGGAAGCCGCCGCCGCAGTGGTGGACGAAATCAAGCGGCACGGCGGCACGGCCTTCGCCCACCAGGCGGACGTGCGCCGGGAGGATCAGGTTCAGGCGATGTTCAAGAAGATGATCCAGGAATTCGGCACGATTGACATCCTCGTCAACAACGCCGGTCTGCAAAAGGACGCGCCCATCGACCAGATGACGCTCGCGGACTGGCAGCTCGTGCTTGACGTGAATCTCACCGGGCAGTTTCTGTGCGCCCGCGAGGCCGTGCGCGAGTTCAAGCGCCGGGGCATCCGCAAGGAAGTCAGTTGCGCCGCCGGTAAAATCATCTGCATGTCGAGCGTTCACGAAGTCATTCCGTGGGCCGGCCATGTGAATTACGCCGCGAGCAAAGGTGGCGTGATGCTCATGATGAAAAGCATCGCGCAGGAAGTCGCCCCGCACCGTATCCGCGTGAACAGTGTCTGCCCCGGCGCCGTGCGCACCCCCATCAACATGGAGGCCTGGGGCACGCCCGAGGCGTATCGCGAGTTGATGAAACTGATTCCCTACAAGCGCATTGGCGAGCCCGATGACATCGGCCGGGCCTGCGTCTGGCTCGCCAGCGACGATTCCGACTACATCCACGGCGCGAGCATCTTCGTGGACGGCGGGATGACACTGTATCCCGGCTTTGAGACGGGCGGCTGA
- a CDS encoding glucosidase, whose product MTAEQLRLAAAQNGAEAWRLWGPYLAERQWGTVREDYSANGEAWDYFPHDHARSRAYRWGEDGLAGFSDKQARLCLSLALWNEKDPILKERLFGLTNHEGNHGEDVKELYYYLDATPTHSHLKLLYKYPQREFPYRRLVEENHRRKSDPRLPEFELLDTGLFDDDRYFDVFVEYAKAGPDDILMRATIQNRGPETATIHLLPQLWFRNTWSWQNNSARPSLQAKDGVIVAQHPELGEHQFFADRVSNGLPLPGGEGPGEDGCSPTLLFTENETNPRRHYGRPDAPGFFKDAFHDYVVHGNRAAVNPQQSGTKAAAHYQLTAPASGSVSVRLRLTRSNGHESAPSSRSRLMAAATKAFADFDAIFTQRRSEADEFYAALQHEITDADARNVQRQAFAGMIWSKQFYYYDVPEWLRGDPTEPPPPPERKLGRNHEWTHLNNADIISMPDKWEYPWYAAWDLAFHTISLALVDAGFAKHQLVLLTREWYMHPNGQFPAYEWSFSDVNPPVHAWATWRVFQIDRKQRRATNPADPGDLHFLERVYHKLLLNFTWWVNRKDAQGRNIFQGGFLGLDNIGVFDRSAPVPTGGFINQADGTAWMAMYCLNLLRIALELAQHNKTYEDIATKFFEHFLGIAAAINTEEDGLGLWDEQDEFYYDELRLPDGREIPLKVRSLVGLIPLFAVETLEPAQMRQVPAFAARMDWYLNHRPELAKLVSRWHECGDCDRKLLSLLRGHRMKCLLRRLLDETEFLSDHGARALSRVHLEQPYEFRTDGHTLSVSYWPAEARSGLFGGNSNWRGPVWMPMNFLIIESLQKFHHYYGDDFKVECPTGSGRFITINEVAVELTQRLTKLFLKGADGQRPVLKQHPKLATDPHFRDYVLFHEYFHGDTGCGLGASHQTGWTGLVAKLLQPRRVDAGAVRRGKKPPVGNQPAGPGVSRPLRNSGASS is encoded by the coding sequence ATGACTGCCGAACAACTTCGTCTCGCGGCCGCCCAAAACGGCGCCGAAGCCTGGCGCCTCTGGGGGCCCTACCTTGCCGAACGCCAATGGGGCACCGTGCGGGAGGATTATTCTGCCAACGGCGAAGCGTGGGACTATTTCCCACATGATCACGCCCGCAGTCGCGCTTACCGCTGGGGTGAGGATGGTCTGGCAGGCTTCAGCGACAAGCAGGCCCGCCTCTGTCTCTCGCTTGCCTTGTGGAATGAGAAGGACCCGATTCTCAAGGAACGCCTGTTCGGCCTGACCAACCACGAAGGCAACCACGGAGAGGACGTGAAGGAGTTGTATTATTACCTCGACGCCACGCCCACGCATTCCCACCTGAAGCTGCTCTACAAGTATCCCCAGCGGGAATTTCCCTACCGTCGGCTGGTCGAGGAGAACCATCGCCGCAAAAGCGACCCCCGCCTGCCGGAATTCGAACTGCTCGACACCGGCCTCTTTGACGACGACCGCTACTTCGACGTGTTCGTTGAATACGCCAAGGCGGGGCCGGACGACATCCTGATGCGCGCGACCATCCAGAATCGCGGACCCGAAACCGCGACAATTCATCTCCTGCCGCAACTCTGGTTCCGTAACACCTGGTCGTGGCAGAATAACAGCGCCAGGCCGTCATTGCAGGCCAAGGACGGCGTCATCGTCGCCCAGCACCCTGAACTCGGAGAGCATCAGTTTTTCGCCGACAGAGTGAGTAACGGCCTCCCTCTTCCCGGAGGAGAGGGCCCGGGCGAGGACGGGTGTTCACCGACTTTGCTCTTCACCGAAAACGAAACCAACCCGCGCCGGCATTATGGCCGGCCGGACGCACCGGGTTTCTTCAAGGACGCTTTTCACGACTACGTCGTCCACGGCAACAGAGCCGCCGTGAACCCGCAGCAATCAGGAACGAAAGCCGCCGCACATTATCAACTCACCGCTCCGGCCAGTGGTTCCGTCAGCGTGCGACTGCGTTTAACCCGCAGCAACGGACATGAGTCCGCTCCATCCAGTCGGAGCCGACTCATGGCGGCGGCCACCAAAGCATTTGCCGACTTTGACGCCATCTTCACCCAGCGCCGCAGCGAAGCCGATGAATTCTATGCCGCGCTCCAGCACGAAATCACCGACGCCGACGCCCGCAACGTGCAGCGCCAGGCCTTTGCCGGCATGATCTGGTCGAAGCAGTTCTATTACTACGACGTGCCCGAGTGGCTGCGCGGCGACCCGACCGAGCCGCCGCCGCCGCCCGAACGCAAGCTCGGCCGCAACCACGAATGGACCCACCTCAACAACGCCGACATCATTTCCATGCCGGACAAGTGGGAGTATCCGTGGTATGCGGCGTGGGATCTCGCGTTCCACACCATTTCGCTTGCGCTCGTTGATGCCGGGTTTGCCAAGCACCAGCTCGTGCTGCTGACGCGCGAATGGTATATGCACCCGAACGGCCAGTTCCCCGCCTACGAATGGTCCTTCAGCGATGTGAATCCGCCGGTGCATGCGTGGGCCACCTGGCGCGTGTTTCAGATCGACCGCAAACAACGGCGCGCCACGAATCCCGCCGATCCGGGCGACCTGCATTTTCTCGAGCGTGTCTATCACAAGCTCCTGCTCAATTTCACGTGGTGGGTGAACCGCAAGGACGCGCAGGGCCGCAACATTTTTCAGGGCGGCTTCCTCGGGCTCGACAACATCGGCGTGTTCGACCGCAGCGCGCCCGTGCCCACCGGCGGGTTCATCAACCAGGCCGACGGCACCGCGTGGATGGCGATGTATTGCCTGAACCTGCTGCGCATCGCACTTGAACTGGCCCAGCACAACAAGACCTACGAAGACATCGCCACGAAGTTTTTCGAGCACTTCCTGGGCATTGCCGCGGCCATCAACACGGAGGAGGACGGCCTGGGCTTGTGGGACGAGCAGGATGAGTTCTACTACGACGAACTGCGCCTGCCCGACGGCCGGGAGATCCCGCTGAAAGTGCGCTCGCTGGTCGGGCTGATTCCCCTCTTCGCCGTCGAGACGCTCGAGCCCGCGCAAATGCGGCAGGTGCCCGCATTTGCGGCCCGGATGGACTGGTATCTCAACCATCGCCCCGAGCTCGCAAAACTCGTTTCGCGCTGGCACGAATGCGGCGACTGCGACCGCAAACTGCTTTCACTCCTGCGCGGCCACCGCATGAAATGCCTGCTGCGCCGCCTGCTGGACGAGACGGAATTCCTGTCGGACCACGGCGCGCGGGCGCTCTCCCGCGTGCATCTGGAGCAGCCCTATGAATTCCGCACGGATGGACACACCTTGAGCGTCAGCTACTGGCCGGCCGAAGCCCGGTCCGGCCTCTTCGGCGGCAATTCCAACTGGCGCGGCCCGGTCTGGATGCCGATGAACTTTCTCATCATCGAATCGCTGCAAAAATTCCACCACTACTATGGCGATGATTTCAAGGTCGAGTGCCCGACTGGTTCCGGCCGGTTCATCACCATCAATGAAGTTGCGGTGGAACTGACGCAGCGGTTGACAAAACTGTTCTTGAAAGGCGCAGACGGCCAGCGGCCCGTGTTGAAACAACATCCCAAACTCGCCACCGATCCGCATTTCCGCGACTACGTGCTGTTCCACGAGTATTTCCACGGCGATACAGGGTGTGGTTTGGGTGCCTCCCACCAGACGGGCTGGACCGGTCTCGTTGCCAAGCTGCTGCAACCGCGCCGGGTTGATGCGGGCGCGGTGCGTCGCGGAAAGAAGCCGCCCGTGGGAAATCAGCCGGCCGGTCCCGGCGTCAGCCGCCCCCTTCGGAACTCTGGCGCGAGTTCTTGA